A section of the Phaseolus vulgaris cultivar G19833 chromosome 8, P. vulgaris v2.0, whole genome shotgun sequence genome encodes:
- the LOC137825176 gene encoding protein MAIN-LIKE 1-like, whose protein sequence is MYEQLGDCSYANTKQLAGYATLLQGGFMSISRMRRMQALYSEDQPRCRLYDAGKGTSIVVVRSQLDTLTPASIRFCPYNEHREERPFESISLFSGYLRLENWTQLHMPERVLRQYGYTQIIPRNPSVLGHDEDDRPVPVPSDARGHEAVPSHPEESHPVLGICRRITETLQPLLDHGDVVEGSPVWEGIQAAIMLARGATDERVVYVRRHARRND, encoded by the exons ATGTATGAGCAGCTAGGAGATTGTAGTTATGCAAACACAAAGCAACTAGCTGGTTATGCAACATTGTTGCAGGGTGGATTTATGAGCATTTCCCGTATGAGACGTATGCAAGCATTGTATTCTGAAGATCAACCTCGGTGTAGGCTGTATGATGCTGGAAAAGGTACTTCAATTGTTGTTGTTCGATCACAGTTGGATACATTGACACCAGCTTCCATTCGGTTTTGTCCATACAACGAGCACAGGGAAGAACGTCCATTTGAGTCGATTTCCTTATTCAGTGGTTATTTGAGGCTTGAAAATTGGACACAGTTGCACATGCCAGAACGTGTCCTGCGTCAGTATGGTTATACACAGATCATCCCTCGCAACCCATCTGTACTTGGACATG ATGAAGATGACCGTCCTGTACCGGTACCCTCAGATGCACGTGGTCACGAAGCAGTGCCAAGTCATCCTGAGGAGTCACATCCTGTTCTG GGTATTTGTCGTAGAATTACAGAGACATTGCAACCATTACTTGATCATGGCGATGTCGTGGAGGGCAGCCCTGTTTGGGAAGGCATACAAGCAGCCATTATGTTAGCACGAGGAGCGACTGATGAAAGAGTTGTTTATGTCAGGAGACATGCACGTAGGAATGATTga
- the LOC137825177 gene encoding uncharacterized protein, which translates to MDHCFRTLISADHRCLMDLNIRNRMDTTESYMGVLGEIDVWDGLDDVDLEQSISYNALDNEHRAHECSEVFRDRDELLEWARSVGYSYGFVIVILRSDTWTGQRGRMTYVLLGCERGGKYRRYKKEVDVSRTGSRKCECPFRLRGKPVKGGEGWMVELICGSHNHDLAETMVGHPYAGRLSIEEKVMVEDMTKTSVKPRNILLTMKERNEKNVTTIKQVYNAITVHRRSQRGHITEMQQLMLLLERDRFDFLRCILFTSSRKENNFFWALDRLKGLFLRVDSCPRVVVCDRDVALMNAIRMVFPEPYNLLCRFHIDKNVKAKCKMLVHPREAWDQVMEVWGSVVDCDIVEAFEDRVNALQVVCSPWPIFVDYVMDTWLRPHKEKFVKAWIDKVMHLGNTTSNRVEAAHWSLKRVLQNSMGDLCFC; encoded by the exons CCGAATGGATACAACAGAGTCATACATGGGAGTTTTAGGGGAGATTGATGTGTGGGATGGATTAGATGATGTTGATTTGGAGCAGTCAATAAGTTATAACGCATTAGATAATGAACACAGGGCACATGAATGTAGTGAG GTATTTCGTGATCGAGATGAGCTGTTAGAGTGGGCGAGAAGTGTTGGCTATAGTTATGggtttgttattgttatattaagGTCAGATACATGGACGGGCCAACGAGGAAGGATGACCTATGTATTGTTAGGTTGTGAGAGAGGAGGTAAATACAGACGGTATAAAAAAGAAGTAGATGTCAGTCGAACTGGAAGTAGGAAGTGTGAGTGTCCTTTCAGATTGCGAGGCAAACCAGTCAAAGGTGGTGAAGGGTGGATGGTTGAATTAATTTGTGGTTCTCACAATCATGACTTGGCAGAGACAATGGTGGGTCATCCGTATGCTGGAAGATTAAGTATAGAGGAAAAGGTTATGGTTGAGGATATGACTAAAACTTCGGTGAAGCcaagaaatattttactaaccatgaaagagagaaatgagaagaatgTGACAACGATTAAGCAGGTTTATAATGCAATCACTGTTCACCGAAGATCCCAACGAGGCCACATAACAGAAATGCAACAACTGATGTTGTTACTAGAGCGAGATAG GTTTGACTTTCTCCGTTGCATTTTGTTTACTAGCagcagaaaagaaaataattttttttgggcCCTTGACAGACTTAAAGGGTTGTTTTTGAGAGTTGATTCATGCCCTAGGGTGGTGGTATGTGATAGAGATGTTGCCTTAATGAATGCAATTAGAATGGTGTTTCCTGAGCCTTATAATTTGCTTTGTCGGtttcacattgataaaaatgtgaaagcaaaatgtaaaatgttggtGCATCCAAGAGAGGCATGGGATCAAGTAATGGAAGTGTGGGGATCTGTTGTGGATTGTGATATTGTTGAGGCCTTTGAAGATCGTGTGAATGCTCTTCAAGTTGTCTGTTCTCCATGGCCTATATTTGTTGATTATGTGATGGATACATGGTTACGTCcacataaagaaaaatttgtcaaGGCATGGATAGATAAGGTGATGCACTTAGGAAACACAACAAGTAATAGAGTTGAGGCAGCACACTGGAGCCTAAAGAGAGTTCTTCAGAATTCGATGGGGGATTTATGTTTTTGCTGA